A window from Citrobacter amalonaticus encodes these proteins:
- the acrR gene encoding multidrug efflux transporter transcriptional repressor AcrR: MARKTKQQAQETRQHILDVALRLFSQQGVSSTSLAEIAKAAGVTRGAIYWHFKNKSDLFSEIWELSESSIGELETEYQAKFPDDPLSVLREILVHLLESTVTEERRRLLMEIIFHKCEFVGEMTIVQQAQRNICLESYDRIEQTLDHCIHSKMLPANLITRRAAVMMRAMISGLMENWLFAPQSFDLKKEARDYVAVLLEMLTFCPTLQSTGPDAVS, translated from the coding sequence ATGGCACGAAAAACCAAACAACAAGCGCAGGAAACACGACAACACATCCTGGATGTAGCGCTACGGTTGTTCTCGCAACAAGGGGTATCTTCCACCTCGCTGGCGGAGATTGCAAAAGCCGCTGGCGTAACTCGCGGTGCAATCTATTGGCATTTCAAAAACAAGTCGGATTTATTTAGTGAAATCTGGGAACTATCAGAATCCAGTATTGGTGAGCTTGAGACTGAGTATCAGGCAAAATTCCCCGACGATCCACTATCAGTGTTAAGAGAAATACTCGTTCATCTCCTTGAATCTACCGTGACAGAAGAACGGCGACGTTTATTGATGGAGATTATATTCCACAAATGTGAATTTGTGGGAGAAATGACTATAGTTCAGCAGGCGCAAAGAAACATCTGTCTCGAAAGCTATGATCGGATTGAACAAACTTTAGATCATTGTATTCATTCAAAAATGTTGCCTGCAAATTTGATTACGCGGCGGGCGGCGGTGATGATGCGCGCCATGATTTCAGGTCTGATGGAAAACTGGCTTTTTGCCCCCCAATCGTTTGATCTCAAAAAAGAAGCGCGGGATTACGTCGCCGTTTTGCTGGAAATGTTAACATTTTGTCCCACCTTACAGTCGACGGGGCCTGACGCCGTATCCTGA
- the acrA gene encoding multidrug efflux RND transporter periplasmic adaptor subunit AcrA, whose translation MNKNRGFTPLAVVLMLSGSLALTGCDDKQAQQGGQQMPEVGVVTLKTEPLQITTELPGRTSAFRIAEVRPQVSGIILKRNFEEGSDIEAGVSLYQIDPATYQATYESAKGDLAKAQAAASIAQVTVNRYKKLLGTQYISQQDYDQALADAQQANAAVVAAKAAVETARINLAYTKVTSPISGRIGKSAVTEGALVQNGQATALATVQQLDPIYVDVTQSSNDFLRLKQELANGTLKQENGKAKVELVTSDGIKFPQTGTLEFSDVTVDQTTGSITIRAVFPNPDHTLLPGMFVRARLEEGTNPTALLVPQQGVTRTPRGDATVLVVGADDKVENRQIVASQAIGNKWLVTSGLKAGERVIISGLQKVRPGAQVKAQEITAENNQQAASGSQPEQSKS comes from the coding sequence ATGAACAAAAACAGAGGGTTTACGCCTCTGGCGGTCGTTCTGATGCTCTCAGGCAGCTTAGCGCTTACAGGATGTGACGACAAACAGGCCCAACAAGGGGGCCAGCAGATGCCAGAAGTTGGGGTTGTGACGCTCAAAACCGAACCTCTACAGATCACAACTGAACTGCCGGGTCGCACCAGTGCTTTCCGTATTGCGGAAGTTCGTCCTCAGGTAAGCGGGATTATCCTGAAGCGTAATTTCGAGGAAGGTAGTGATATCGAAGCAGGAGTGTCTCTCTATCAGATTGATCCTGCGACGTATCAAGCCACTTATGAAAGCGCGAAAGGCGATCTGGCGAAAGCCCAGGCCGCTGCCAGCATCGCTCAGGTAACGGTTAACCGTTATAAAAAGCTGCTCGGCACGCAGTACATCAGCCAACAAGATTACGATCAGGCGCTGGCCGATGCGCAACAGGCGAATGCCGCTGTCGTTGCCGCGAAAGCCGCCGTTGAAACCGCGCGCATTAACCTGGCGTACACCAAAGTGACCTCTCCGATTAGCGGCCGTATTGGTAAATCTGCCGTGACGGAAGGCGCGCTGGTGCAAAACGGTCAGGCGACAGCGCTGGCAACCGTGCAGCAGCTCGATCCTATCTATGTTGACGTGACGCAGTCGAGCAACGACTTCCTGCGTCTGAAACAAGAACTGGCTAATGGAACGTTGAAGCAGGAAAACGGCAAGGCGAAAGTCGAGCTGGTGACCAGCGACGGCATCAAATTCCCGCAGACCGGTACGCTTGAGTTTTCAGACGTGACCGTCGATCAGACCACCGGTTCTATCACCATCCGCGCCGTCTTCCCTAACCCGGATCACACCTTATTGCCGGGAATGTTTGTTCGCGCGCGTCTGGAAGAAGGAACCAACCCTACTGCGTTACTGGTGCCGCAACAAGGCGTGACCCGTACGCCGCGCGGCGATGCTACCGTGCTGGTTGTGGGTGCGGATGACAAAGTGGAAAACCGTCAAATCGTGGCCAGTCAGGCGATTGGCAACAAATGGCTGGTGACCAGTGGTCTGAAAGCAGGCGAACGCGTCATTATCAGTGGGCTGCAGAAAGTGCGTCCTGGTGCGCAGGTGAAAGCACAAGAGATTACCGCAGAGAACAACCAGCAAGCCGCTAGCGGTAGCCAGCCTGAGCAGTCTAAGTCTTAA
- the acrB gene encoding efflux RND transporter permease AcrB produces the protein MPNFFIDRPIFAWVIAIIIMLAGGLAILKLPVAQYPTIAPPAVTISATYPGADAKTVQDTVTQVIEQNMNGIDNLMYMSSNSDSTGTVQITLTFESGTDADIAQVQVQNKLQLAMPLLPQEVQQQGVSVEKSSSSFLMVVGVINTDGTMTQEDISDYVAANMKDTISRTSGVGDVQLFGSQYAMRIWMDPTELNKYQLTPVDVIAAIKAQNAQVAAGQLGGTPPVKGQQLNASIIAQTRLTSTDEFGKILLKVNQDGSQVRLRDVAKIELGGENYDIIAKFNGKPASGLGIKLATGANALDTAAAIRAELVKMEPFFPSGLKIVYPYDTTPFVKISIHEVVKTLAEAIILVFLVMYLFLQNFRATLIPTIAVPVVLLGTFAVLAAFGFSINTLTMFGMVLAIGLLVDDAIVVVENVERVMSEEGLPPKEATRKSMGQIQGALVGIAMVLSAVFIPMAFFGGSTGAIYRQFSITIVSAMALSVLVALILTPALCATMLKPVAKGDHGEGKKGFFGWFNRMFDKSTHHYTDSVGNILRSTGRYLLLYLIIVVGMAFLFVRLPSSFLPDEDQGVFLSMAQLPAGATQERTQKVLDEMTDYFLTKEKNNVESVFAVNGFGFAGRGQNTGIAFVSLKDWADRPGEENKVEAITQRASAAFSQIKDAMVFAFNLPAIVELGTATGFDFQLIDQAGLGHEKLTQARNQLFGEVAKHPDLLVGVRPNGLEDTPQFKIDIDQEKAQALGVSISDINTTLGAAWGGSYVNDFIDRGRVKKVYVMSEAKYRMLPEDIGNWYVRGSDGQMVPFSAFSSSRWEYGSPRLERYNGLPSMEILGQAAPGKSTGEAMAMMEQLASKLPSGIGYDWTGMSYQERLSGNQAPALYAISLIVVFLCLAALYESWSIPFSVMLVVPLGVIGALLAATFRGLTNDVYFQVGLLTTIGLSAKNAILIVEFAKDLMDKEGKGLIEATLDAVRMRLRPILMTSLAFILGVMPLVISSGAGSGAQNAVGTGVMGGMVTATVLAIFFVPVFFVVVRRRFSRKSEDIEHSHSVEHR, from the coding sequence ATGCCTAATTTCTTTATCGATCGCCCCATATTTGCATGGGTGATCGCCATCATCATCATGTTGGCAGGGGGGCTTGCGATCCTCAAGCTGCCGGTCGCGCAATATCCGACGATTGCGCCGCCCGCAGTGACGATCTCCGCAACCTACCCTGGCGCTGATGCCAAAACCGTGCAGGATACGGTCACGCAGGTTATCGAACAGAATATGAACGGTATCGATAACCTGATGTACATGTCCTCAAACAGTGACTCCACGGGTACCGTGCAGATCACCCTGACGTTTGAATCCGGTACGGATGCAGATATCGCGCAGGTTCAGGTGCAGAACAAACTGCAGTTGGCGATGCCGTTGCTGCCGCAGGAAGTACAACAACAGGGTGTGAGCGTTGAGAAGTCGTCCAGTAGCTTCCTGATGGTTGTCGGGGTTATCAATACCGACGGCACTATGACGCAGGAAGATATTTCGGATTACGTCGCCGCCAACATGAAAGACACCATCAGCCGTACTTCCGGCGTGGGTGACGTTCAGCTGTTTGGTTCGCAGTATGCGATGCGTATCTGGATGGACCCGACCGAACTCAACAAGTATCAGTTGACCCCGGTCGATGTCATTGCGGCTATCAAAGCGCAGAACGCCCAGGTAGCTGCCGGTCAGTTAGGCGGTACGCCGCCGGTGAAAGGCCAGCAGCTTAACGCATCGATTATTGCCCAGACCCGTCTGACGTCAACCGACGAGTTCGGCAAAATCCTGCTGAAAGTGAACCAGGACGGCTCTCAGGTTCGCCTGCGTGACGTCGCGAAAATTGAACTGGGCGGCGAGAACTACGACATCATCGCGAAGTTCAACGGTAAACCGGCCTCCGGTCTGGGGATCAAACTGGCGACCGGCGCGAACGCGCTGGATACCGCCGCGGCGATCCGTGCCGAACTGGTGAAGATGGAACCTTTCTTCCCGTCAGGCCTGAAAATCGTTTACCCGTATGACACCACCCCGTTCGTGAAAATCTCTATTCACGAAGTGGTGAAAACGCTGGCGGAAGCGATCATCCTCGTGTTCCTCGTGATGTATCTGTTCCTGCAGAACTTCCGCGCAACGCTGATCCCGACTATTGCAGTACCGGTCGTTCTGTTGGGGACCTTTGCGGTGCTTGCCGCTTTTGGCTTCTCGATAAACACCCTGACGATGTTCGGGATGGTGCTCGCCATCGGCCTGTTGGTGGATGACGCCATCGTGGTGGTCGAGAACGTCGAACGAGTCATGTCCGAAGAGGGGCTACCGCCGAAAGAAGCCACGCGTAAATCCATGGGGCAGATTCAGGGTGCACTGGTGGGTATCGCAATGGTGCTGTCTGCGGTATTTATCCCGATGGCTTTCTTTGGCGGATCTACCGGTGCGATTTATCGTCAGTTCTCCATCACCATTGTGTCCGCAATGGCGCTGTCCGTACTGGTTGCGTTGATCCTGACGCCGGCGCTGTGCGCCACCATGCTTAAACCGGTTGCCAAAGGCGACCACGGTGAAGGCAAGAAAGGCTTCTTCGGCTGGTTTAACCGCATGTTCGATAAGAGCACGCACCATTACACCGACAGCGTGGGTAATATTCTGCGCAGCACCGGTCGTTATCTGCTGCTGTATCTGATCATCGTCGTCGGCATGGCGTTCCTGTTCGTCCGTCTGCCAAGCTCCTTCCTGCCGGACGAAGACCAGGGCGTATTCCTGAGCATGGCCCAGTTGCCTGCCGGTGCGACCCAGGAACGGACGCAGAAAGTGCTTGATGAGATGACCGACTACTTCCTTACCAAAGAGAAGAACAACGTTGAATCGGTGTTTGCGGTTAACGGCTTCGGCTTTGCAGGTCGTGGTCAGAACACCGGTATCGCGTTCGTCTCATTGAAAGACTGGGCTGACCGTCCGGGTGAAGAGAACAAGGTTGAAGCCATTACCCAACGCGCTTCTGCCGCCTTCTCGCAGATTAAAGACGCCATGGTATTCGCCTTTAACCTGCCCGCGATTGTGGAACTGGGAACCGCGACTGGTTTTGACTTCCAGTTGATTGACCAGGCGGGACTCGGTCACGAAAAACTGACCCAGGCGCGTAACCAGTTGTTCGGCGAAGTGGCAAAACATCCGGATCTGCTGGTCGGCGTTCGTCCGAACGGTCTGGAAGATACGCCGCAGTTCAAGATTGATATCGACCAGGAAAAAGCACAGGCGCTAGGTGTTTCCATTAGCGACATTAATACCACGCTGGGTGCCGCATGGGGCGGAAGCTATGTGAACGACTTTATCGACCGCGGTCGTGTGAAGAAAGTTTACGTCATGTCCGAAGCCAAATACCGTATGTTGCCGGAAGATATCGGTAACTGGTATGTGCGCGGCAGCGATGGTCAAATGGTGCCGTTCTCAGCCTTCTCGTCTTCACGCTGGGAATACGGTTCACCGCGTCTGGAACGCTATAACGGTCTGCCTTCTATGGAGATCTTAGGTCAGGCGGCACCGGGTAAGAGTACCGGTGAAGCGATGGCAATGATGGAGCAGTTGGCCAGTAAGCTGCCATCCGGTATCGGCTACGACTGGACGGGGATGTCCTACCAGGAACGTCTGTCCGGTAACCAGGCCCCTGCCCTGTATGCCATCTCACTGATTGTCGTCTTCCTGTGTCTGGCGGCGTTGTATGAGAGCTGGTCGATTCCGTTCTCCGTTATGCTGGTGGTTCCGCTGGGGGTAATTGGTGCGCTGTTAGCGGCCACTTTCCGCGGTCTGACCAACGACGTTTACTTCCAGGTGGGCCTGCTCACCACCATTGGGTTGTCGGCGAAGAACGCGATACTGATCGTCGAATTCGCCAAAGATCTGATGGATAAAGAGGGCAAAGGCCTGATTGAAGCGACGCTGGATGCGGTTCGTATGCGTTTACGTCCGATCCTGATGACCTCTCTGGCGTTCATTCTGGGCGTTATGCCACTGGTTATCAGCTCCGGTGCCGGTTCCGGCGCGCAGAACGCCGTAGGTACCGGCGTTATGGGCGGGATGGTCACCGCAACGGTTCTGGCTATCTTCTTCGTCCCGGTCTTCTTTGTGGTGGTACGCCGCCGCTTCAGCCGGAAAAGTGAAGATATTGAACACAGCCATTCCGTAGAACATCGCTGA